One window of Ziziphus jujuba cultivar Dongzao chromosome 5, ASM3175591v1 genomic DNA carries:
- the LOC125422970 gene encoding glycolipid transfer protein 3-like — translation MKRKREMESSEIRSAIEELSKLAKLKPGCDDNHDDALHIPTMIFISVCNFVLQVLDKIGPTMAVLRQDIHQNIQRVELVRESDPSKFSNLVEILKKEAIEGNSRKTSSCSRALVWLTRSLDFTVALLQKLTKGSGQKMEKIVEDCYNITLKPWHGWISLTAVKVALKLVPDQKTLMDYLMAKDGNLDTLKEEMQTFVTLLAPFLENIHSTLRSYRVDRLKST, via the exons atgaagagaaaaagagaaatggaATCCTCAGAAATAAGATCCGCCATTGAAGAGCTATCCAAGTTGGCTAAGCTTAAACCTGGTTGTGACGATAATCACGACGATGCCCTTCACATCCCCACCATGATTTTCATTTCAGTTTGCAACTTTGTTCTTCAAGTTCttg ACAAGATTGGGCCAACAATGGCTGTTCTGAGACAAGACATTCATCAGAATATTCAG AGAGTGGAATTGGTTCGTGAATCCGATCCTTCAAAGTTTTCTAATTTGGTTGAGATTTTGAAGAAAGAAGCCATTGAAGGCAATTCAAGGAAAACCAGCAGCTGCAGTAGAGCCTTGGTTTGGCTCACCAG ATCCTTGGATTTTACTGTGGCATTATTACAAAAGTTGACAAAAGGGTCTGGGCAGAAAATGGAGAAAATAGTAGAAGACTGTTACAACATCACTTTGAAGCCATGGCATGGATGGATTTCATTAACTGCTGTTAAG GTGGCTCTAAAACTAGTGCCTGATCAGAAAACGTTGATGGATTACCTAATGGCAAAAGATGGAAACTTGGACACCCTGAAAGAGGAAATGCAGACCTTTGTGACTCTGCTTGCCCCTTTTTTAGAAAACATCCATTCTActttg AGATCGTATCGAGTGGATAGGCTGAAGTCTACTTAA
- the LOC125422971 gene encoding endoglucanase 25, whose protein sequence is MVSPVGSASYIETNSPVKYVHTISEAGRLLPSSSQWNSIELEFGLFPQASSDYGSLPSRYSKSFQYELIVTDKQYFKRFLYILGSSVILIIALVLLVVFLPQKHHKHGDNKNLTLAVNQALTFYDAQKSGIYPKNSPVKFRGDSGLRDGNSSNANPPVDLVGGFYDSGNNMKFTFPTAYTITLLSWTVIEYHQKYDDIHELAHVKDIIKWGTEYLLKVFVPPMDATSGRTILYSQVGVASNKSAASNDMKCWQRPEDMDYDRPVSVCDGSASDLAGEIVAALSAASMVFKEDDVYSRKLVKAAEKLFEVAWNEDPHRQGTYTRLDDACGGESRTFYNSSGHIDELVWGGTWLSFATGNLTYLDYATKNFDSAKNNVTSFDSGVFYWNNKLTAIAVLFTRLRFFYDLGYPFEDALAQSSDMIDSLMCSYLGQNFDMTPGGLIIQRPENGAPLQFAATASFLSKLYSDYLEVLLRSGGRCSSIGAFTVEKLREFSKSQVNYILGDNPMKMSYMVGFGDKYPNQVHHRSASIPWDGKHYSCEKGEKWLKSKEPNPNVVVGAMVGGPNQFDNFTDERERPLFTEPSISSNAGLVAALIALHHPPRHNSGNKLGLDQTSLFENIRL, encoded by the exons ATGGTGTCCCCTGTAGGTTCTGCATCATATATTGAGACAAATTCCCCTGTAAAGTATGTTCACACAATTTCAGAGGCAGGTcgtcttcttccttcttcaagTCAATGGAACTCAATAGAACTTGAATTCGGTCTTTTCCCACAGGCTTCCTCAGATTATGGTTCACTTCCTTCTCGCTACTCAAAGTCATTCCAATATGAGCTCATTGTCACTGATAAGCAGTACTTCAAACGTTTTCTTTACATATTAGGTTCATCGGTTATTCTTATTATCGCACTGGTTTTGCTTGTTGTCTTTTTGCCTCAAAAACATCATAAACATGGTGATAATAAGAATTTGACACTCGCTGTAAACCAAGCTCTGACTTTTTATGATGCTCAAAAGT CTGGTATTTATCCAAAGAACAGTCCGGTGAAATTCCGAGGAGATTCGGGATTGCGAGATGGGAATTCGAGCAATGCTAATCCACCTGTTGATCTTGTGGGAGGTTTTTATGACTCTGGAAACAACATGAAGTTCACTTTCCCTACAGCTTATACCATAACTTTGTTGAGTTGGACTGTGATCGAATATCACCAGAAATATGATGATATTCATGAGCTTGCTCATGTCAAGGACATCATCAAATGGGGTACTGAATATTTGCTCAAAGTTTTTGTTCCTCCTATGGATGCAACTTCCGGCAGAACCATATTATATTCTCAG GTTGGAGTTGCCAGCAATAAAAGTGCGGCTTCTAATGATATGAAGTGCTGGCAAAGACCTGAAGACATGGATTATGACAGACCTGTTTCTGTTTGTGACGGCTCGGCTTCGGATCTAGCAGGGGAAATTGTTGCTGCATTATCAGCAGCATCAATGGTTTTTAAGGAAGATGATGTCTATTCAAGGAAATTAGTTAAAGCAGCTGAGAAGTTATTTGAGGTTGCATGGAATGAAGACCCACATAGGCAAGGAACATATACCAGGTTGGATGATGCATGTGGAGGAGAATCAAGAACATTTTATAACTCATCTGGGCATATAGATGAGCTGGTTTGGGGAGGAACTTGGTTGTCTTTTGCTACTGGGAATCTTACTTATCTTGATTATGCAACCAAGAATTTTGATTCAGCCAAAAACAATGTAACAAGTTTTGATAGTGGGGTCTTTTATTGGAACAACAAGCTCACTGCTATTGCT GTTTTGTTTACGCGTCTCAGATTCTTTTATGATCTTGGCTATCCATTTGAAGATGCTCTTGCTCAGTCCTCGGATATGATTGACTCCCTAATGTGTTCTTATcttggtcaaaattttgacatgACTCCAG GTGGATTGATCATCCAAAGACCTGAAAATGGAGCACCACTTCAGTTTGCTGCAACAGCTTCTTTCCTAAGTAAATTGTACAGTGATTATCTTGAAGTTCTATTGAGATCAGGTGGGAGATGCAGCAGTATTGGTGCTTTTACTGTAGAAAAGTTGAGGGAATTCTCCAAATCCCAG gTGAATTACATTTTGGGAGATAATCCAATGAAGATGAGCTACATGGTAGGGTTTGGGGACAAGTATCCAAACCAAGTTCACCATAGGAGTGCATCAATTCCTTGGGATGGTAAACACTATTCCTgtgaaaaaggagaaaaatggtTGAAATCTAAAGAACCAAATCCAAATGTTGTGGTTGGGGCCATGGTAGGAGGACCAAACCAGTTTGACAATTTCACTGATGAAAGGGAAAGACCATTGTTCACTGAGCCTAGCATTTCAAGCAATGCTGGTTTGGTTGCAGCACTCATTGCACTTCATCATCCTCCTCGCCATAATTCTGGCAATAAGTTGGGTTTAGACCAGACCAGTCTCTTTGAAAATATCcggctttaa
- the LOC125418143 gene encoding uncharacterized protein C57A10.07 isoform X1 has product MSNYSFGSGSTPKSFSAYPRGDFDLESGTIRRHRKRRNSRLHPFKMIKSIRNRLLYYCKLRPLLAFFISLSLGVTIFIVVSLYESHYREMNNYRKYDLGSDKYPLPELRNLVMVAGHSVYTSSSCGKVDKEDSWFLETYQKNPGQAATFLAHIQEGIEIAAKDDAALLLFSGGETRKDAGPRSEAQSYWAVAESKGWFGKENVRLRALTEEHARDSFENLLFSVCRFRELTGTYPQNITVVSYDFKEERFAHLHRSALGFPESRFFYSGTPATSTSKEGALKGEALVRTQFQEDPFGCQGSLYRKKLGRDPFHRTIPYPNGCPEIEGLFRYCGEIPYPGSLPWA; this is encoded by the exons ATGAGCAATTATTCATTTGGGTCTGGTAGTACTCCCAAGTCTTTCAGTGCATACCCAAGAGGTGATTTTGATTTAGAATCTGGAACCATTAGAAGACATCGGAAGCGTAGGAATTCTCGACTTCATCCCTTCAAAATGATTAAATCAATAAGAAACCGTTTGCTTTATTATTGTAAGTTGCGCCCACTTTTAGCTTTCTTCATATCCTTGTCCCTTGGGGTCACAATTTTCATTGTTGTGTCTCTATACGAGAGCCATTACCGGGAGATGAACAACTATCGAAAATATGATCTGGGTTCGGATAAGTATCCGTTGCCAGAGCTCCGGAATTTAGTAATGGTTGCTGGGCACTCGGTTTATACGAGTAGTAGTTGTGGAAAAGTTGATAAGGAGGATTCTTGGTTTTTGGAGACTTATCAGAAAAATCCAGGTCAAGCTGCTACATTTCTGGCACATATACAAGAGGGAATCGAAATTGCAGCGAAAGATGATGCGGCTTTGCTTCTGTTTAGTGGTGGAGAGACTCGGAAAGATGCCGGTCCTCGGAGTGAGGCACAGAGCTACTGGGCTGTTGCTGAATCAAAAGGATGGTTTG GCAAAGAAAATGTGAGATTAAGAGCACTCACAGAAGAGCATGCAAGGGACAGCTTTGAGAATCTTCTTTTCAGTGTCTGTCGGTTCCGAGAACTGACAGGCACATATCCTCAGAACATAACT GTTGTAAGTTATGATTTTAAGGAGGAGAGATTCGCACATCTACATCGGTCTGCATTAGGCTTTCCTGAGTCAAGATTCTTCTATTCTGGAACCCCAGCCACTTCTACTTCAAAAGAAGGAGCTCTTAAAGGCGAGGCATTGGTCAGGACTCAGTTTCAAGAAGATCCATTTGGATGTCAAGGTTCACTTTACCGGAAAAAACTAGGACGTGACCCTTTTCACCGGACAATCCCCTATCCTAATGGCTGTCCGGAGATTGAAGGGCTTTTCAGATACTGTGGGGAAATTCCCTATCCTGGCTCCCTTCCTTGGGCTTAG
- the LOC125418143 gene encoding uncharacterized protein C57A10.07 isoform X2: protein MIKSIRNRLLYYCKLRPLLAFFISLSLGVTIFIVVSLYESHYREMNNYRKYDLGSDKYPLPELRNLVMVAGHSVYTSSSCGKVDKEDSWFLETYQKNPGQAATFLAHIQEGIEIAAKDDAALLLFSGGETRKDAGPRSEAQSYWAVAESKGWFGKENVRLRALTEEHARDSFENLLFSVCRFRELTGTYPQNITVVSYDFKEERFAHLHRSALGFPESRFFYSGTPATSTSKEGALKGEALVRTQFQEDPFGCQGSLYRKKLGRDPFHRTIPYPNGCPEIEGLFRYCGEIPYPGSLPWA, encoded by the exons ATGATTAAATCAATAAGAAACCGTTTGCTTTATTATTGTAAGTTGCGCCCACTTTTAGCTTTCTTCATATCCTTGTCCCTTGGGGTCACAATTTTCATTGTTGTGTCTCTATACGAGAGCCATTACCGGGAGATGAACAACTATCGAAAATATGATCTGGGTTCGGATAAGTATCCGTTGCCAGAGCTCCGGAATTTAGTAATGGTTGCTGGGCACTCGGTTTATACGAGTAGTAGTTGTGGAAAAGTTGATAAGGAGGATTCTTGGTTTTTGGAGACTTATCAGAAAAATCCAGGTCAAGCTGCTACATTTCTGGCACATATACAAGAGGGAATCGAAATTGCAGCGAAAGATGATGCGGCTTTGCTTCTGTTTAGTGGTGGAGAGACTCGGAAAGATGCCGGTCCTCGGAGTGAGGCACAGAGCTACTGGGCTGTTGCTGAATCAAAAGGATGGTTTG GCAAAGAAAATGTGAGATTAAGAGCACTCACAGAAGAGCATGCAAGGGACAGCTTTGAGAATCTTCTTTTCAGTGTCTGTCGGTTCCGAGAACTGACAGGCACATATCCTCAGAACATAACT GTTGTAAGTTATGATTTTAAGGAGGAGAGATTCGCACATCTACATCGGTCTGCATTAGGCTTTCCTGAGTCAAGATTCTTCTATTCTGGAACCCCAGCCACTTCTACTTCAAAAGAAGGAGCTCTTAAAGGCGAGGCATTGGTCAGGACTCAGTTTCAAGAAGATCCATTTGGATGTCAAGGTTCACTTTACCGGAAAAAACTAGGACGTGACCCTTTTCACCGGACAATCCCCTATCCTAATGGCTGTCCGGAGATTGAAGGGCTTTTCAGATACTGTGGGGAAATTCCCTATCCTGGCTCCCTTCCTTGGGCTTAG
- the LOC125420163 gene encoding pathogen-related protein, whose amino-acid sequence MADKYRSYLDEEENKNTKWRFGVRPNYDVVNKLFEEGRTKVWPPGSLEEMVQNLVKTWEMELFHKACPDDYKTLDPNKFTYSLNGGKPLSLEDVRKIGGGYNAHLQTSLPDQYRVYNPSEENSNSSQLIFTTTFPRGFAVEILQVYTGPPLIVFKFRHWGHMEGPFKGHAPTGELIELIGMAIFELDENNKMVKVEFFFDRGELLGGLVKGATTGLDEAAAGAASSCPVLKNTG is encoded by the exons ATGGCAGATAAATATCGATCCTATTTggatgaagaagaaaataaaaataccaaatggaGGTTCGGTGTTCGTCCTAATTATGATGTTGTCAATAAGCTCTTCGAAGAAGGCAGAACTAAg GTCTGGCCTCCAGGGTCACTTGAAGAAATGGTACAGAACCTCGTTAAGACATGGGAAATGGAGCTTTTCCACAAAGCTTGCCCTGATGACTACAAGACCCTTGATCCAAACAAGTTCACTTACAGTCTTAATG GTGGAAAACCATTGAGTTTGGAAGATGTAAGAAAGATAGGAGGAGGCTACAACGCACATCTCCAAACCTCATTGCCAGATCAATATCGGGTCTACAACCCATCCGAGGAAAACTCAAACTCATCTCAGCTGATTTTCACAACCACTTTCCCACGAGGGTTTGCTGTGGAAATTCTTCAGGTCTACACCGGACCACCATTGATTGTGTTCAAGTTCAGGCACTGGGGACACATGGAAGGTCCTTTCAAGGGCCATGCTCCTACTGGGGAGCTCATTGAACTCATTGGAATGGCCATTTTCGag TTGGATGAGAATAATAAAATGGTGAAGGTGGAGTTCTTTTTTGACCGCGGAGAATTGCTCGGAGGACTTGTGAAAGGGGCAACAACTGGACTTGATGAGGCTGCTGCAGGTGCTGCTTCAAGCTGCCCTGTTCTCAAGAACACAGGATAG